A single Pseudomonas sp. DC1.2 DNA region contains:
- the moaB gene encoding molybdenum cofactor biosynthesis protein B, which produces MKAKADVPFAPLNIAVLTVSDTRTLETDTSGQVFVDRLSAAGHNLAVRVLLKDDLYKIRAQVATWIADDVVQVVLITGGTGFTGRDSTPEAVSCLLDKQVDGFGELFRQISVADIGTSTVQSRALAGLANGTLVCCLPGSTNAVRTGWDGILAEQLDSRHRPCNFVAHLKQAAPCESRG; this is translated from the coding sequence ATGAAAGCCAAGGCTGATGTACCTTTCGCACCGCTCAATATTGCGGTGCTGACTGTCAGCGATACCCGTACGCTTGAGACCGATACCTCGGGCCAAGTATTTGTTGATCGCTTGAGTGCTGCCGGCCATAACCTGGCGGTCCGAGTGTTGCTCAAAGATGACCTCTACAAAATTCGAGCGCAAGTCGCCACTTGGATTGCTGACGATGTCGTGCAGGTTGTGCTGATTACCGGTGGTACGGGCTTTACCGGGCGCGACAGCACGCCGGAGGCCGTGAGCTGCTTACTGGACAAGCAGGTCGATGGTTTCGGGGAATTGTTCCGGCAGATATCTGTGGCGGATATCGGCACCTCAACCGTGCAATCCCGTGCATTGGCGGGCTTGGCCAACGGCACACTGGTTTGCTGCTTGCCGGGTTCGACCAATGCTGTTCGTACAGGTTGGGACGGCATTCTGGCTGAGCAGTTGGACTCGCGGCACCGCCCGTGCAATTTCGTGGCTCACCTTAAACAGGCGGCGCCCTGTGAATCTCGCGGGTAA
- a CDS encoding deoxyguanosinetriphosphate triphosphohydrolase, with translation MDWQTLLTRERLGKPLHSPEELGRSPFHKDHDRIIFSGAFRRLGRKTQVHPVSSNDHIHTRLTHSLEVSCVGRSLGMRVGETIRSALPDWCEPSDLGMVVQSACLAHDIGNPPFGHSGEDAIRHWFQQAAGRGWLDAMSEVERHDFLNFEGNAQGFRVLTQLEYHQFDGGTRLTYATLGTYLKYPWTAKHADSLGYKKHKFGCYQSELPLLEQIAHKLGLPQIEDQRWARHPLVYLMEAADDICYALIDLEDGLEMELLEYAEVESLLLDLVGDDIPQTYRLLGLQDSRRRKLAILRGKAIEHLTNAAARAFVEQQEALLAGTLHGDLVEHMHGPAKRCVLNAKDMARKKIFQDKRKTLHEIGAYTTLEILLNAFCGAALEQHNGRTPSFKSRRILDLLGNNAPDPHGPLHTSFLRMIDFIAGMTDSYASEMAQEMTGRSTLG, from the coding sequence TTGGATTGGCAAACCCTGCTTACCCGCGAACGCCTTGGAAAGCCACTGCATAGCCCCGAAGAACTTGGCCGCAGCCCTTTCCACAAAGACCACGACCGCATTATTTTCTCCGGCGCATTTCGCCGATTGGGGCGCAAGACCCAAGTTCATCCGGTCTCCAGCAACGATCACATCCACACACGGCTGACGCACTCGCTGGAAGTCAGTTGCGTCGGCCGGTCCTTGGGAATGCGCGTCGGTGAGACCATCCGCAGTGCCTTGCCCGACTGGTGCGAACCCAGCGACCTGGGGATGGTGGTGCAATCGGCTTGCCTGGCCCACGACATTGGGAACCCGCCCTTCGGCCACTCCGGCGAAGACGCGATCCGTCATTGGTTCCAGCAGGCCGCCGGCCGTGGCTGGCTGGACGCAATGAGCGAAGTTGAACGCCATGACTTTCTCAACTTCGAAGGTAACGCCCAAGGCTTTCGGGTACTCACCCAGCTTGAATACCATCAGTTCGACGGCGGCACGCGGCTGACCTACGCCACCCTCGGTACCTACTTGAAATACCCTTGGACGGCCAAACACGCCGATTCCCTGGGTTACAAGAAGCACAAGTTCGGCTGCTACCAGAGCGAACTGCCATTGCTGGAGCAGATCGCCCACAAACTCGGTCTGCCACAAATCGAAGACCAACGCTGGGCACGTCATCCACTGGTGTACCTGATGGAAGCCGCTGACGACATCTGCTACGCACTGATCGACCTGGAAGACGGCCTTGAGATGGAGCTGCTGGAGTATGCCGAAGTCGAATCTCTGCTACTCGACCTGGTGGGTGATGACATTCCGCAAACCTATCGCCTGCTCGGCCTGCAGGATTCACGTCGGCGCAAACTGGCAATCCTGCGGGGCAAGGCCATCGAGCACTTGACCAACGCCGCCGCCCGCGCCTTTGTCGAACAGCAGGAAGCCCTGCTGGCCGGCACACTGCATGGCGATCTGGTGGAACACATGCACGGCCCGGCCAAACGCTGCGTGCTCAATGCCAAGGACATGGCGCGCAAAAAGATCTTTCAGGACAAGCGCAAGACCCTGCACGAAATAGGCGCCTACACCACGCTGGAAATCCTCCTTAACGCTTTCTGCGGCGCGGCACTGGAACAACACAACGGTCGCACGCCGTCCTTCAAGAGCCGGCGGATTCTCGACTTGCTGGGTAACAACGCGCCTGACCCTCACGGACCGCTGCATACGTCGTTCCTGCGCATGATTGATTTTATCGCCGGAATGACTGACAGCTATGCCAGTGAAATGGCTCAGGAAATGACGGGGCGCTCAACCCTGGGATAA
- a CDS encoding phage holin family protein has translation MSIGESGSSATGTSSSTRRLGAAFLGLLHSHVELFGIELQEQKSRTVSLLLFAGLALVFALLLLVGLSALVLIVLWDTYRLAGIIGLCVFYTLAAVFCAMRLKAAIFDESSPFHGTLEELANDRERLLP, from the coding sequence ATGTCTATCGGCGAATCCGGCTCGTCCGCGACGGGCACAAGCTCCTCAACGCGGCGCCTCGGTGCCGCTTTTCTAGGCCTGTTGCACAGTCACGTCGAACTGTTCGGTATCGAACTGCAAGAGCAGAAGTCGCGCACGGTCAGCTTGTTACTATTTGCCGGCCTGGCGCTGGTCTTCGCCTTGCTGCTACTGGTGGGTTTGTCGGCACTGGTGTTGATTGTGCTGTGGGACACCTATCGACTGGCCGGCATCATTGGCCTTTGTGTGTTCTACACCCTCGCCGCTGTATTCTGCGCGATGCGTTTGAAAGCGGCGATTTTCGATGAGTCCTCGCCCTTCCACGGCACTCTGGAAGAACTGGCCAACGACCGGGAGCGTCTGCTGCCATGA
- a CDS encoding YgdI/YgdR family lipoprotein, translating into MTQRTLATFMLALGLAALAGCASPTVITLNDGREIQAVDTPKFDSDSGFYEFKQLDGKETRLNKDQVRTVKEL; encoded by the coding sequence ATGACTCAACGGACTCTCGCCACATTCATGCTCGCACTGGGCCTCGCCGCACTTGCCGGTTGCGCATCGCCGACAGTGATCACCTTGAATGACGGTCGCGAAATCCAGGCCGTCGACACGCCTAAATTTGATTCCGACTCGGGCTTCTACGAGTTCAAACAACTGGACGGCAAGGAAACCCGCCTTAACAAGGATCAGGTTCGTACCGTTAAAGAGCTGTAA
- a CDS encoding EAL domain-containing protein: MIDGQPLACFQPFIDTATGRIAGVEALGRLRQADGQLTSVGSLFADPRTPAVALRRLDRQIRDDALSRLHEAPPDWFLSLNMSPRWISRLRPDQALPSLKQLLRHGVDPKRIVFEITELGGDSQRLAEVVARYRQAGARIAIDDFGAGYSQLDRVLALQPDILKLDMRLFQAAALGGPSSEVVKALAQMAEKTGCWIIAEGVETEAQLNFALECGSRYVQGFLFARAQVDFFETDAFVERFAQLRQRYVQQKLAERGRLMDMRRQLCELMAILQEWAQARAPLSALPQLDAFPWLLRFYQCDRHGTQLTPNLEWRNNGWEADNRYLGHNWSWRPYFYHLLAEGWDERRLTLSNTYRDATSNQYCLTAGQFFDNGERLLLIDIDAAGL, translated from the coding sequence GTGATCGACGGGCAACCGCTCGCCTGCTTTCAGCCGTTCATCGATACCGCCACCGGTCGTATCGCCGGGGTCGAGGCGCTCGGTCGTCTACGCCAGGCCGACGGTCAACTGACGTCAGTGGGGTCGCTATTCGCCGACCCGCGAACCCCCGCCGTAGCGCTGCGCCGTCTCGACCGGCAAATCCGCGATGACGCACTTAGCCGTTTACATGAAGCCCCCCCGGACTGGTTTCTGAGCTTGAACATGTCGCCGCGCTGGATCAGCCGCTTACGCCCGGATCAAGCGCTGCCGAGCCTCAAGCAACTGCTCCGGCATGGCGTCGACCCGAAACGCATCGTCTTCGAGATCACTGAATTGGGTGGCGACAGTCAGCGCCTGGCCGAAGTGGTCGCGCGTTACCGGCAAGCCGGTGCCCGGATCGCTATTGATGATTTCGGCGCCGGTTACTCGCAGCTCGACCGCGTACTGGCACTGCAACCCGATATTCTCAAACTCGACATGCGACTCTTTCAGGCCGCCGCGCTGGGAGGGCCGAGCAGCGAAGTGGTCAAGGCCCTGGCACAAATGGCCGAGAAAACCGGCTGTTGGATAATCGCCGAAGGGGTGGAGACCGAAGCTCAACTGAATTTTGCACTGGAGTGCGGTTCACGTTACGTGCAAGGCTTCCTGTTCGCCCGCGCCCAAGTGGACTTCTTTGAGACAGACGCTTTTGTCGAACGTTTCGCGCAGCTGCGCCAACGCTATGTTCAACAGAAACTGGCGGAACGTGGACGGTTGATGGACATGCGTCGACAGCTCTGCGAGCTGATGGCGATTCTACAAGAGTGGGCTCAGGCCCGTGCCCCTCTGAGCGCATTGCCTCAACTCGACGCATTCCCTTGGCTATTGCGCTTTTATCAATGCGACCGTCACGGCACACAACTGACGCCCAACCTTGAGTGGCGCAACAACGGCTGGGAGGCCGACAACCGCTACCTGGGCCATAACTGGTCATGGCGTCCGTACTTCTATCATTTACTGGCCGAGGGCTGGGATGAGCGCCGCCTGACGCTTTCAAACACCTACCGCGACGCCACCAGCAACCAGTACTGCCTGACCGCCGGACAATTTTTCGACAATGGCGAGCGACTGCTGCTCATCGACATCGACGCCGCCGGCTTGTAG
- the mobA gene encoding molybdenum cofactor guanylyltransferase MobA gives MTSNTPLPPCSILLLAGGRGQRMGGQDKGLLEWRGEPLIAHLYRKTRALSDDLIISCNRNQERYAPYADQLVVDDDVDFPGPLAGIRAGLKAARHAQLLVLPCDVPQVDTALLNNMRDTARQHPDRPLMLRHGDHWEPLLCVIPVTLRAMFEKAWDEGERSPGRIMRQLGATALPCPDNDPRLANLNTPELLSAQNSVSD, from the coding sequence ATGACCTCGAATACACCTTTACCACCCTGTTCGATTCTGCTCCTGGCGGGCGGGCGCGGCCAGCGCATGGGCGGGCAGGACAAAGGTTTACTGGAATGGCGCGGCGAACCGCTGATTGCCCACCTGTATCGCAAAACCCGTGCGCTAAGCGATGACCTCATCATCTCCTGCAATAGAAACCAGGAGCGGTATGCCCCTTACGCCGACCAACTCGTCGTTGATGACGACGTTGATTTTCCGGGCCCGCTGGCGGGTATCCGTGCGGGACTAAAGGCTGCCCGCCATGCGCAACTGCTGGTGTTGCCATGCGACGTGCCACAGGTTGATACGGCCCTGCTCAATAACATGCGCGATACCGCCCGGCAGCACCCAGACAGACCGCTTATGCTGCGGCACGGCGATCACTGGGAGCCACTGCTGTGCGTCATTCCCGTGACCCTTCGCGCCATGTTTGAAAAGGCCTGGGATGAGGGGGAACGCAGCCCCGGTCGAATCATGCGTCAATTAGGCGCCACCGCCCTGCCTTGCCCAGACAATGATCCGCGCCTGGCAAATCTCAACACACCCGAACTGTTAAGCGCACAAAACTCTGTGTCAGACTAA
- the glp gene encoding gephyrin-like molybdotransferase Glp, translating to MNLAGKPGKTGNLMPVEVALARLLEMADASVVLERERLPLAQVQGRVLAEDLISTLDLPPWPNSAMDGYALRLSDWTGEPMVVSQKIFAGQAPNPLTPGTCARIFTGAPVPEGADCVEMQENACVQADERVLFSEVMACGQNIRPRGQETTVGELILPAGTRLGPIEQGLAASLGCAELEVVRKVRVAVLSTGDELVEPGQTLGPGQIYNSNRVLLCSWLQRLGCEVIDAGILADDLAITRSRLGELKDVDLILSTGGVSVGEADFLGIALREAGELTLWKLAIKPGKPLTFGHFRGVPVIGLPGNPASTLVTFALLARPYLLRRHGVREVEPLKFQVQAGFAWPKAGNRREYLRGRLENGRATLYKNQSSGVLRSAAWAEGLVEVLEDHTLIEGDYVSFIPLSEILN from the coding sequence GTGAATCTCGCGGGTAAGCCAGGCAAGACAGGCAATTTGATGCCGGTTGAGGTGGCGTTGGCACGCTTGTTGGAGATGGCCGACGCGTCAGTGGTTCTTGAGCGTGAACGCCTGCCGTTGGCTCAAGTTCAGGGGCGGGTGTTGGCTGAGGATTTGATCTCGACACTTGATCTACCGCCTTGGCCTAATAGTGCAATGGACGGTTATGCATTGCGTCTGTCCGATTGGACAGGGGAGCCAATGGTCGTCAGTCAAAAGATTTTCGCCGGTCAGGCTCCTAATCCGCTTACACCAGGCACTTGCGCTCGAATCTTCACCGGCGCACCTGTCCCTGAAGGGGCCGATTGCGTCGAGATGCAAGAGAACGCGTGCGTCCAGGCGGATGAGCGCGTGCTTTTCAGCGAGGTCATGGCGTGTGGCCAGAACATTCGTCCACGGGGTCAGGAAACTACTGTAGGTGAGTTGATCCTGCCTGCGGGTACTCGCCTTGGGCCTATTGAGCAGGGATTGGCTGCATCGTTGGGGTGCGCTGAGCTGGAAGTAGTGCGCAAGGTGCGCGTTGCAGTCCTGTCCACTGGCGATGAGTTAGTCGAGCCGGGTCAAACCCTTGGGCCGGGTCAGATCTATAACAGTAATCGTGTATTGCTTTGCAGTTGGCTTCAGCGTTTGGGCTGCGAGGTCATCGATGCAGGTATTCTGGCGGACGACCTGGCAATCACTCGTTCACGTTTGGGCGAGCTGAAAGATGTCGACTTGATTCTGTCCACTGGCGGAGTGTCGGTGGGCGAAGCCGATTTTCTCGGGATCGCCTTGCGCGAAGCGGGCGAGTTGACACTGTGGAAGCTTGCCATCAAACCCGGAAAGCCTTTGACGTTCGGACATTTCCGAGGTGTGCCGGTGATTGGTCTCCCGGGAAACCCTGCATCGACCCTGGTGACCTTTGCATTACTGGCTCGCCCCTATCTTTTACGTCGCCACGGCGTGAGGGAGGTCGAACCCTTGAAGTTTCAGGTACAGGCAGGTTTTGCATGGCCCAAGGCTGGTAATCGGCGCGAGTACCTACGCGGACGTCTTGAGAATGGTCGAGCAACGCTCTACAAAAATCAGAGCTCGGGCGTATTACGCAGCGCTGCCTGGGCCGAAGGTTTGGTTGAAGTGCTTGAGGACCACACATTGATTGAGGGTGATTACGTCAGCTTTATTCCTTTGAGCGAAATCCTGAACTGA
- a CDS encoding YqjD family protein yields MARIKAKTAQEILMEDFQTLVGDTERLLEHTASLAGDQADELRDQIHDSLLRARETLKLTEDSLRERGQAAVNATEDYVQANPWQSVGIAAGVGFLIGLLATRR; encoded by the coding sequence ATGGCCAGAATCAAGGCAAAGACTGCTCAAGAAATCCTGATGGAAGATTTTCAGACACTGGTCGGCGACACAGAACGATTACTGGAACACACCGCGTCACTGGCCGGTGATCAGGCTGACGAGTTGCGCGACCAGATTCACGACAGTCTGCTGCGTGCCAGGGAAACCTTGAAACTGACCGAAGACTCATTGCGCGAACGCGGCCAGGCTGCCGTGAACGCCACCGAAGATTACGTTCAGGCTAACCCGTGGCAATCGGTCGGGATCGCGGCAGGCGTGGGCTTCCTGATTGGCCTGTTGGCCACGCGTCGCTGA
- a CDS encoding pseudouridine synthase yields the protein MSTSSFSAAHSQASTLCLPPGPWPTVLDCLCEHFHAIDREQWLDRIARGRVLDGQGSPIPVDLPYKEGLRIHYFREVPDEKPIPVVESILYADEHLVVADKPHFLPVTPAGEYVEQTLLRRLIRRLDNPHLVPLHRIDRHTAGLVLFSANPQSRSAYQSLFPARKIEKSYEAIAKALPELSFPLIHKSRLVDGEPFFRMQEGPGISNTETAIEVRERNGELWRYALYPVTGKKHQLRVHMSALGAGICNDPFYPQVLKGVEDDYANPLKLLAQGLRFRDPITGEARAFESAITLQW from the coding sequence ATGTCCACTTCGTCTTTTTCTGCTGCACACAGTCAGGCCAGTACCCTCTGCTTGCCGCCGGGCCCTTGGCCAACCGTACTCGATTGCCTTTGCGAACACTTCCACGCCATTGATCGTGAACAGTGGTTGGACCGGATTGCTCGGGGTCGTGTTCTCGACGGACAAGGTTCGCCGATTCCCGTTGATCTGCCTTACAAGGAAGGCCTTCGGATTCATTACTTTCGTGAGGTGCCGGACGAAAAGCCGATCCCCGTGGTCGAGTCTATCCTGTATGCCGATGAGCACTTGGTGGTGGCAGACAAACCGCATTTTTTACCGGTGACGCCAGCGGGTGAGTATGTGGAGCAGACTCTGCTGCGACGGTTGATCCGGCGATTGGATAATCCGCATCTGGTGCCTTTGCATCGCATTGATCGGCATACGGCGGGGCTGGTGTTGTTTTCCGCCAATCCTCAAAGTCGTTCGGCGTATCAGTCGCTGTTTCCTGCACGAAAAATTGAAAAGAGCTACGAGGCAATCGCCAAGGCATTGCCTGAGCTGTCTTTCCCATTGATCCATAAAAGTCGACTGGTCGATGGCGAGCCGTTCTTTCGGATGCAGGAAGGTCCGGGCATCAGCAATACCGAAACGGCGATAGAGGTCAGGGAGAGGAACGGTGAACTCTGGCGTTACGCGCTTTATCCGGTGACGGGAAAGAAACATCAGTTACGGGTGCATATGAGTGCCTTGGGCGCTGGTATCTGCAACGACCCGTTCTATCCGCAGGTGCTCAAGGGCGTCGAAGACGACTATGCAAACCCCTTGAAGTTACTGGCTCAGGGACTGCGGTTCAGGGATCCGATCACGGGTGAGGCACGAGCTTTCGAGAGCGCCATCACCTTGCAGTGGTAA
- a CDS encoding ammonium transporter, whose translation MENLQSAVDNLVHSSNTLFILIGAVMVLAMHAGFAFLEVGTVRQKNQVNALSKILSDFAISTLAYFFIGYWISYGVTFMQPAAVINADHGYGLVKFFFLLTFAAAIPAIISGGIAERAQFVPQLCATALIVAFIYPFFEGMIWNGNFGVQAWLLERFGASFHDFAGSVVVHAMGGWLALAAVLLLGPRQGRYRDGRLVAFAPSSIPFLALGSWILIVGWFGFNVMSAQTLQGVSGLVAVNSLMAMVGGTVAALIVGRNDPGFLHNGPLAGLVAICAGSDLMHPVGALVTGAIAGALFVWCFTAAQGKWRIDDVLGVWPLHGLCGVWGGIACGIFGQSALGGLGGVSLISQVIGTTLGVFVALVGGFAVYGSIKAFHGLRLSQEEEYYGADLSVHKIGAVSQD comes from the coding sequence ATGGAAAATCTGCAAAGCGCTGTAGACAATTTGGTCCACAGCTCCAACACCTTATTCATTTTGATCGGTGCGGTCATGGTTCTGGCCATGCACGCCGGTTTCGCCTTTCTTGAAGTGGGGACCGTTCGACAGAAGAACCAAGTCAACGCGTTGTCGAAGATTCTCAGCGACTTTGCCATTTCGACCCTCGCCTACTTCTTTATAGGCTATTGGATTTCCTATGGCGTCACTTTCATGCAACCAGCGGCGGTGATCAACGCTGATCACGGTTACGGGCTGGTCAAATTTTTCTTTTTGCTGACCTTTGCGGCTGCGATTCCGGCGATTATTTCTGGCGGCATTGCCGAGCGCGCGCAGTTCGTGCCTCAGCTATGTGCCACGGCGTTGATCGTAGCGTTCATCTATCCGTTTTTCGAAGGGATGATCTGGAATGGCAACTTTGGTGTGCAAGCTTGGTTGTTGGAGCGCTTCGGTGCCAGTTTTCATGATTTTGCAGGCTCCGTAGTGGTCCACGCCATGGGGGGGTGGTTAGCGTTGGCGGCGGTGCTCTTGCTCGGGCCGCGTCAGGGCCGCTACCGTGACGGGCGCCTTGTGGCGTTCGCGCCGTCGAGCATTCCGTTTCTGGCCTTGGGGTCGTGGATTTTGATCGTCGGCTGGTTCGGCTTCAACGTGATGAGTGCGCAAACCCTGCAAGGTGTCAGTGGTCTGGTGGCGGTGAATTCACTGATGGCCATGGTTGGCGGGACCGTAGCGGCGTTGATTGTCGGGCGCAATGACCCAGGCTTCCTGCACAACGGGCCGCTGGCTGGGCTGGTAGCGATCTGCGCTGGCTCTGACTTGATGCACCCGGTGGGCGCGCTGGTGACGGGAGCAATTGCCGGTGCATTGTTTGTCTGGTGCTTTACTGCTGCTCAAGGCAAATGGCGGATTGACGATGTATTGGGCGTTTGGCCATTGCACGGCTTGTGCGGCGTATGGGGCGGGATTGCTTGCGGTATTTTCGGCCAGAGCGCACTGGGTGGTTTGGGTGGGGTAAGCCTGATCAGTCAAGTGATCGGCACCACATTGGGCGTCTTCGTTGCGCTGGTAGGTGGATTTGCAGTTTATGGCTCTATCAAGGCTTTCCATGGGCTGCGCTTGAGCCAGGAAGAAGAGTATTACGGGGCGGATTTGTCCGTGCATAAGATCGGCGCCGTGAGTCAGGATTAA
- a CDS encoding glutaredoxin family protein, translated as MPPECQLFGTLGCHLCELAEAELMPLVEHGLLVELVDIAAEEALFEAYGLRIPVLRRVDTGAELDWPFDADQVVAFVR; from the coding sequence ATGCCCCCTGAATGTCAGCTGTTCGGCACCTTGGGTTGCCACCTCTGTGAACTGGCCGAAGCCGAACTGATGCCATTGGTGGAGCATGGCCTGTTGGTGGAGTTAGTCGATATCGCCGCCGAAGAGGCATTGTTTGAAGCGTATGGCTTGAGGATTCCGGTGTTGCGACGCGTCGATACGGGGGCCGAGCTGGACTGGCCATTTGATGCCGATCAGGTGGTTGCGTTTGTACGTTAA
- a CDS encoding transcriptional regulator, producing MVNVEQLKNSVNRMSADVVREAVVELRLDGLVTEGKTPFNKLHFNTCFAEIEALFQRAGYHRQLDVVGYQGLLYALYDPGRWEAVDVLRWLKEFTEAAARTQPITA from the coding sequence GTGGTCAACGTCGAACAATTGAAGAACAGCGTGAACCGGATGTCGGCGGACGTGGTGCGTGAGGCAGTCGTCGAGTTGCGTCTCGATGGCCTGGTTACTGAGGGTAAAACCCCCTTTAATAAACTGCATTTCAACACCTGCTTCGCCGAAATCGAAGCGCTGTTCCAGCGTGCGGGTTATCACCGGCAACTGGACGTCGTGGGTTATCAGGGGTTGTTGTATGCGCTCTATGATCCAGGTCGCTGGGAAGCGGTAGATGTGTTGCGCTGGCTTAAAGAATTCACCGAAGCTGCGGCGCGCACGCAACCGATAACGGCCTGA
- a CDS encoding response regulator transcription factor, with protein MNSVFIVDDHPVIRLAVRMLLEHEGYKVVGETDNGVDAMQMVRECMPDLIILDISIPKLDGLEVLARFNAMSTPLKTLVLTAQCPTLFGIRCMQSGASGYVCKQEDLSELVSAIKAVLSGYNYFPSQALNPVRPDDARYAELELFKSVNDRELMVLQLFAQGRTNKEIAKGMFLSNKTVSTYKKRLMQKLKAQSLVELIEMAKRNALV; from the coding sequence ATGAACTCTGTTTTTATTGTCGACGATCACCCCGTCATTCGCCTCGCTGTCCGCATGCTGCTGGAACACGAAGGTTATAAAGTCGTGGGCGAAACCGATAACGGGGTCGATGCCATGCAAATGGTTCGTGAATGCATGCCTGACCTGATCATTCTCGACATCAGCATTCCAAAACTGGATGGGCTGGAAGTTCTCGCTCGTTTCAATGCAATGAGCACTCCACTGAAAACATTAGTCTTAACGGCGCAATGCCCGACACTTTTTGGTATTCGCTGCATGCAGTCCGGCGCGTCAGGTTATGTGTGCAAACAGGAAGACCTTAGCGAGCTGGTAAGCGCAATCAAGGCGGTACTGTCCGGTTATAACTACTTCCCCAGCCAGGCGTTGAACCCGGTACGCCCCGATGATGCGCGTTATGCCGAGCTTGAATTGTTCAAATCAGTCAACGACCGAGAGCTAATGGTATTGCAGTTGTTTGCCCAGGGACGTACCAACAAGGAAATTGCCAAGGGCATGTTTCTAAGCAACAAGACTGTCAGCACTTATAAAAAACGACTCATGCAAAAACTCAAGGCGCAGTCGCTGGTAGAGCTCATCGAGATGGCAAAACGTAACGCGTTAGTGTGA